The sequence TGCATACTGAACAGAAAGAAACCTGTTATGCTTCAGTTTGCTTGTAAAAAGAGGTGCACAAAGTTGGAGAGCTGCCCACTCATCCATCcaaccacccacccatccatccccccagGGCCTAACACATCCCCACTGCAGGCACCCGCTGcactgctggggatgctggtgacACCCTGTCCATGTAATATGTCCATGTCCCCCCTGACCGTCTCCTTTGGGCACTGGCTGAGCGTGGCCCAGAAGATCCTCTCCGTGGGGCAGCCTGGGTTCCTCGGCATGGTGCTGAAGCACCCTTTCTTCTTGTTCTCGCTCAACATCAGCTCGTCCAAGAAACTCCTGACAGTGCTGGTGCTCGGCTTGGTGCGTCTCTGCCAGGACAAGGGAATGGTGCGAGAGGCTAAGCTGCTGGTGGTCTCTGGGGGCACACCATCCATTAACCTGATTTgagtggagatgtccctgctcattgcagggtggttggatgaggtgacctttgaagatgccttccaacccaaaccattttatgactCTGTGATCAATCCCTGGATTCAAGGGAAGTCAAAGCGCAAAATCCAAGTGGGACAGATGCATCCCTCTCACAGTGTGTTGGCAATGCCACAGCTCCCTGAGAAACCCCGTCCACTGGATGATCCCCGGGCAACACACCTCCAAAGCATGATGTCCACCATCAGCGGGCTTTCTCCTGTCCCCCGAGAAGGTCTGGCCGGGGCTGCGCACCCGCTGCAGCCCCACATTAATGCTGCTCTTCAGGTGGTAGGTGCCAGGTCCCAGGCCGCTGCCCTGAGGGATGGGGAAAGGTGACAGGGACTGCAATGAGTGTGGGACAGGGTCACCCCACCAGTGTGTCCCCAGGGAGAGGGGCAGGACTTGCCATGGCTGCTGGCAGGGCACACTTCGCTGTCCCACTGTCCATCAGCCCTCGTGTGCCGGCCGAGCGCTTGTCCCTCTCCTCGAGGCAGGTGTAGGGGTTCCCTCCAGGGCCGTACGTGCCAGGGCCAGGGACACAGTCCTGCAGGAGGAGTGGGTGACTGGGAACAGTCCCCAGCCCAGCAGGAGCAGATGGCACCCACAGTAGCTCCTAACCCTTGCAAAGGGCTTGTTCTCTGGAGGAACCAGCCCAGAGCCAGTGGGCACCAttccccagcacctcctgtgTCAGGGTGCAGCTTACCCTGCGGCTGTCCCTGAACCGCCGCTCCCTCGTGTCGCAAATTCCCCGGAGGCTGCAGGGACGTGTCTCCTGCAGAAAGTCCCTGATGTTGTATTTTCCTGGGCCCAGCCTTTCCTGCTGTGGGAGGA comes from Patagioenas fasciata isolate bPatFas1 chromosome 6, bPatFas1.hap1, whole genome shotgun sequence and encodes:
- the CIMAP2 gene encoding ciliary microtubule-associated protein 2; the protein is MGSQGKAPASGWARAEMASRLNQLPHFQFKEIMKSRKCWQERLGPGKYNIRDFLQETRPCSLRGICDTRERRFRDSRRDCVPGPGTYGPGGNPYTCLEERDKRSAGTRGLMDSGTAKCALPAAMGSGLGPGTYHLKSSINVGLQRVRSPGQTFSGDRRKPADGGHHALEVCCPGIIQWTGLMDGVPPETTSSLASRTIPLSWQRRTKPSTSTVRSFLDELMLSENKKKGCFSTMPRNPGCPTERIFWATLSQCPKETYAVGPGSYNPKPIEGSVYSNQPPFWTSAKRFDRKSYHLFTGNEQHEQHVAEPALNRVGVGRYDITKHEKYPQNVRYQSLYRYDVQRYLSDLKRDAYLLERLKPVAKTNWSDLISAPRCPDTSEELTTVFQT